The Gadus macrocephalus chromosome 13, ASM3116895v1 genome includes a window with the following:
- the asb14a gene encoding dynein axonemal heavy chain 12 isoform X2, whose amino-acid sequence MDQLEDLNHLVELNDLEAQYSLEESLQDRNPGAAQDTSSSAESKEIFRAIREGDESLLKALCAGEKDRFKETDSIGWIPLHEAAAQRNKTILELTCRASGNGTLECRNVCGQTALMVAVGRGLKENVCYLLQQGAGPDTSDNNKDTPLQLAVRSGRPDLVDVLLSGGCSVNQRGMYGRTAVHEAAQQGSLPTLLRLLEVGGQVDPCSNYDLTPLALATLAGHTDLVSTLLERGASVSSQAKDGASILYEACARGVPSIIRQLLAHGADANVTKLTGHLPLHRAAHRGHLEAVELLIPCTSLVCIEESGMSPLHAAAGGGHTICIKALLDAGYDPNFMLHHCVRRNYDDERRSALSYAVSNSDLASVRLLLAARARTNQDPVSCLQMALRLGNFELIHLLLQSGANVNYYSTVNTTHYPSALQYALRDPVLLRMLCNYGYDVKRCFDCRYGGASHVPDDYEGWSDTVIKDTMFCEVMTISWLRHLTGHVVRILLDYVDHVTLCSQIQSALRGQEQWAEICHIQESARSLQHLCRLAIRRRLGLRKLRAPVFISLLPLPRRLKDYILFREHDLYSQHETQP is encoded by the exons TTCTGCAGAGAGCAAAGAGATCTTCCGAGCAATCAGAGAAG gtGATGAGAGCTTGCTCAAGGCGCTATGTgctggagagaaagacaggttTAAAGAGACAGACAGCATTGGATGGATTCCACTTCACGAGGCTGCGGCACAGAGAAACAAGACCATCCTAGAGCTTACATGCAGAG CGTCCGGGAATGGCACTCTAGAGTGTCGGAATGTTTGTGGGCAGACGGCCCTCATGGTGGCGGTGGGGCGGGGCCTAAAGGAGAACGTCTGCTACCTGCtacagcagggggcggggcccgaCACCTCAGACAACAACAAGGACACACCCCTACAGCTCG ccgTGCGCTCTGGTCGCCCTGACCTGGTGGATGTGCTGCTGTCTGGCGGCTGCAGTGTGAACCAGAGGGGCATGTACGGGAGGACGGCCGTCCATGAGGCGGCCCAGCAGGGGAGCCTGCCGACGCTGCTCCGTCTGCTGGAGGTCGGAGGTCAGGTGGACCCCTGCAGCAACTATGACCTCACACCCCTCGCCCTCGCCACCCTGGCCGGACACACAGACCTAGTCAGCACCCTCCTGGAGAGAG GGGCGAGTGTGTCCTCCCAGGCCAAGGACGGGGCGTCCATCTTGTACGAGGCGTGTGCGCGCGGGGTGCCTAGCATCATCAGGCAGCTGCTAGCGCACGGAGCCGATGCTAACGTCACCAAACTCACTGGACACCTACCGCTCCACCGGGCTGCCCACCGAGGACACCTGGA gGCTGTAGAGTTGTTGATTCCGTGCACGTCTCTGGTGTGTATTGAGGAAAGCGGGATGAGTCCTCTACATGCGGCTGCAGGTGGGGGACACACAATCTGTATCAAG GCCTTGCTTGACGCAGGCTATGACCCTAACTTCATGCTCCATCACTGTGTACGCCGTAACTATGACGACGAGAGGAGGTCTGCGCTGTCCTACGCCGTCTCCAACAGCGACCTGGCCTCAGTGAGGCTGCTGCTGGCCGCCAGAGCCCGGACCAATCAGGACCCGGTCAGCTGTCTGCAG ATGGCGCTTCGTCTGGGTAACTTTGAGCTGATCCACCTGCTGCTGCAGTCCGGAGCCAACGTCAACTACTACTCTACGGTCAACACCACCCACTACCCCTCCGCTCTGCAGTACGCCCTCCGAGACCCT GTGCTACTAAGGATGCTGTGTAACTATGGGTACGACGTGAAACGCTGTTTTGACTGCCGCTATGGAGGCGCTTCCCATGTACCTGACGATTATGAGGGCTGGAGCGATACTGTTATCAAAGATACCATG TTCTGTGAAGTGATGACGATCTCCTGGCTCCGTCACCTGACCGGTCATGTGGTCCGGATCCTTTTGGACTATGTAGATCATGTGACCCTCTGCTCCCAGATCCAATCAGCTCTCAGGGGGCAGGAGCAGTGGGCGGAGATCTGTCACATCCAGG agAGCGCCCGCTCCCTGCAGCATCTCTGTCGCCTGGCCATCCGCAGACGTCTGGGCCTCCGTAAGCTCCGGGCGCCCGTCTTCATCAGCCTCCTGCCATTGCCCCGGCGACTGAAGGACTACATCCTGTTCAGGGAGCATGACCTGTACAGCCAGCACGAAACCCAGCCCTga
- the asb14a gene encoding dynein axonemal heavy chain 12 isoform X3, with protein sequence MVAVGRGLKENVCYLLQQGAGPDTSDNNKDTPLQLAVRSGRPDLVDVLLSGGCSVNQRGMYGRTAVHEAAQQGSLPTLLRLLEVGGQVDPCSNYDLTPLALATLAGHTDLVSTLLERGASVSSQAKDGASILYEACARGVPSIIRQLLAHGADANVTKLTGHLPLHRAAHRGHLEAVELLIPCTSLVCIEESGMSPLHAAAGGGHTICIKALLDAGYDPNFMLHHCVRRNYDDERRSALSYAVSNSDLASVRLLLAARARTNQDPVSCLQMALRLGNFELIHLLLQSGANVNYYSTVNTTHYPSALQYALRDPVLLRMLCNYGYDVKRCFDCRYGGASHVPDDYEGWSDTVIKDTMFCEVMTISWLRHLTGHVVRILLDYVDHVTLCSQIQSALRGQEQWAEICHIQESARSLQHLCRLAIRRRLGLRKLRAPVFISLLPLPRRLKDYILFREHDLYSQHETQP encoded by the exons ATGGTGGCGGTGGGGCGGGGCCTAAAGGAGAACGTCTGCTACCTGCtacagcagggggcggggcccgaCACCTCAGACAACAACAAGGACACACCCCTACAGCTCG ccgTGCGCTCTGGTCGCCCTGACCTGGTGGATGTGCTGCTGTCTGGCGGCTGCAGTGTGAACCAGAGGGGCATGTACGGGAGGACGGCCGTCCATGAGGCGGCCCAGCAGGGGAGCCTGCCGACGCTGCTCCGTCTGCTGGAGGTCGGAGGTCAGGTGGACCCCTGCAGCAACTATGACCTCACACCCCTCGCCCTCGCCACCCTGGCCGGACACACAGACCTAGTCAGCACCCTCCTGGAGAGAG GGGCGAGTGTGTCCTCCCAGGCCAAGGACGGGGCGTCCATCTTGTACGAGGCGTGTGCGCGCGGGGTGCCTAGCATCATCAGGCAGCTGCTAGCGCACGGAGCCGATGCTAACGTCACCAAACTCACTGGACACCTACCGCTCCACCGGGCTGCCCACCGAGGACACCTGGA gGCTGTAGAGTTGTTGATTCCGTGCACGTCTCTGGTGTGTATTGAGGAAAGCGGGATGAGTCCTCTACATGCGGCTGCAGGTGGGGGACACACAATCTGTATCAAG GCCTTGCTTGACGCAGGCTATGACCCTAACTTCATGCTCCATCACTGTGTACGCCGTAACTATGACGACGAGAGGAGGTCTGCGCTGTCCTACGCCGTCTCCAACAGCGACCTGGCCTCAGTGAGGCTGCTGCTGGCCGCCAGAGCCCGGACCAATCAGGACCCGGTCAGCTGTCTGCAG ATGGCGCTTCGTCTGGGTAACTTTGAGCTGATCCACCTGCTGCTGCAGTCCGGAGCCAACGTCAACTACTACTCTACGGTCAACACCACCCACTACCCCTCCGCTCTGCAGTACGCCCTCCGAGACCCT GTGCTACTAAGGATGCTGTGTAACTATGGGTACGACGTGAAACGCTGTTTTGACTGCCGCTATGGAGGCGCTTCCCATGTACCTGACGATTATGAGGGCTGGAGCGATACTGTTATCAAAGATACCATG TTCTGTGAAGTGATGACGATCTCCTGGCTCCGTCACCTGACCGGTCATGTGGTCCGGATCCTTTTGGACTATGTAGATCATGTGACCCTCTGCTCCCAGATCCAATCAGCTCTCAGGGGGCAGGAGCAGTGGGCGGAGATCTGTCACATCCAGG agAGCGCCCGCTCCCTGCAGCATCTCTGTCGCCTGGCCATCCGCAGACGTCTGGGCCTCCGTAAGCTCCGGGCGCCCGTCTTCATCAGCCTCCTGCCATTGCCCCGGCGACTGAAGGACTACATCCTGTTCAGGGAGCATGACCTGTACAGCCAGCACGAAACCCAGCCCTga
- the asb14a gene encoding dynein axonemal heavy chain 12 isoform X1, with amino-acid sequence MDQLEDLNHLVELNDLEAQYSLEESLQDRNPGAAQDTSSSSAESKEIFRAIREGDESLLKALCAGEKDRFKETDSIGWIPLHEAAAQRNKTILELTCRASGNGTLECRNVCGQTALMVAVGRGLKENVCYLLQQGAGPDTSDNNKDTPLQLAVRSGRPDLVDVLLSGGCSVNQRGMYGRTAVHEAAQQGSLPTLLRLLEVGGQVDPCSNYDLTPLALATLAGHTDLVSTLLERGASVSSQAKDGASILYEACARGVPSIIRQLLAHGADANVTKLTGHLPLHRAAHRGHLEAVELLIPCTSLVCIEESGMSPLHAAAGGGHTICIKALLDAGYDPNFMLHHCVRRNYDDERRSALSYAVSNSDLASVRLLLAARARTNQDPVSCLQMALRLGNFELIHLLLQSGANVNYYSTVNTTHYPSALQYALRDPVLLRMLCNYGYDVKRCFDCRYGGASHVPDDYEGWSDTVIKDTMFCEVMTISWLRHLTGHVVRILLDYVDHVTLCSQIQSALRGQEQWAEICHIQESARSLQHLCRLAIRRRLGLRKLRAPVFISLLPLPRRLKDYILFREHDLYSQHETQP; translated from the exons CAGTTCTGCAGAGAGCAAAGAGATCTTCCGAGCAATCAGAGAAG gtGATGAGAGCTTGCTCAAGGCGCTATGTgctggagagaaagacaggttTAAAGAGACAGACAGCATTGGATGGATTCCACTTCACGAGGCTGCGGCACAGAGAAACAAGACCATCCTAGAGCTTACATGCAGAG CGTCCGGGAATGGCACTCTAGAGTGTCGGAATGTTTGTGGGCAGACGGCCCTCATGGTGGCGGTGGGGCGGGGCCTAAAGGAGAACGTCTGCTACCTGCtacagcagggggcggggcccgaCACCTCAGACAACAACAAGGACACACCCCTACAGCTCG ccgTGCGCTCTGGTCGCCCTGACCTGGTGGATGTGCTGCTGTCTGGCGGCTGCAGTGTGAACCAGAGGGGCATGTACGGGAGGACGGCCGTCCATGAGGCGGCCCAGCAGGGGAGCCTGCCGACGCTGCTCCGTCTGCTGGAGGTCGGAGGTCAGGTGGACCCCTGCAGCAACTATGACCTCACACCCCTCGCCCTCGCCACCCTGGCCGGACACACAGACCTAGTCAGCACCCTCCTGGAGAGAG GGGCGAGTGTGTCCTCCCAGGCCAAGGACGGGGCGTCCATCTTGTACGAGGCGTGTGCGCGCGGGGTGCCTAGCATCATCAGGCAGCTGCTAGCGCACGGAGCCGATGCTAACGTCACCAAACTCACTGGACACCTACCGCTCCACCGGGCTGCCCACCGAGGACACCTGGA gGCTGTAGAGTTGTTGATTCCGTGCACGTCTCTGGTGTGTATTGAGGAAAGCGGGATGAGTCCTCTACATGCGGCTGCAGGTGGGGGACACACAATCTGTATCAAG GCCTTGCTTGACGCAGGCTATGACCCTAACTTCATGCTCCATCACTGTGTACGCCGTAACTATGACGACGAGAGGAGGTCTGCGCTGTCCTACGCCGTCTCCAACAGCGACCTGGCCTCAGTGAGGCTGCTGCTGGCCGCCAGAGCCCGGACCAATCAGGACCCGGTCAGCTGTCTGCAG ATGGCGCTTCGTCTGGGTAACTTTGAGCTGATCCACCTGCTGCTGCAGTCCGGAGCCAACGTCAACTACTACTCTACGGTCAACACCACCCACTACCCCTCCGCTCTGCAGTACGCCCTCCGAGACCCT GTGCTACTAAGGATGCTGTGTAACTATGGGTACGACGTGAAACGCTGTTTTGACTGCCGCTATGGAGGCGCTTCCCATGTACCTGACGATTATGAGGGCTGGAGCGATACTGTTATCAAAGATACCATG TTCTGTGAAGTGATGACGATCTCCTGGCTCCGTCACCTGACCGGTCATGTGGTCCGGATCCTTTTGGACTATGTAGATCATGTGACCCTCTGCTCCCAGATCCAATCAGCTCTCAGGGGGCAGGAGCAGTGGGCGGAGATCTGTCACATCCAGG agAGCGCCCGCTCCCTGCAGCATCTCTGTCGCCTGGCCATCCGCAGACGTCTGGGCCTCCGTAAGCTCCGGGCGCCCGTCTTCATCAGCCTCCTGCCATTGCCCCGGCGACTGAAGGACTACATCCTGTTCAGGGAGCATGACCTGTACAGCCAGCACGAAACCCAGCCCTga